The following proteins are encoded in a genomic region of Maribacter hydrothermalis:
- a CDS encoding alpha/beta hydrolase, translating into MTTAPLSLEHIIRPSNLTDKKPPVLFMLHGYGSNEEDLFSFAPELPKELCIIAIRAPYILQPYGYAWYAINFDDDKGKWSDDVQATESRDKIKKFINEACTTYGLDETNVNLLGFSQGTILSYAVALSYPDKVKNVIALSGYINEKILLESYQENDFNSLSIYASHGDMDQVIPVDWARLVPELLTKLGITHTYEEFPAGHGVAPQNFYSLKKWITDKT; encoded by the coding sequence ATGACAACAGCTCCCCTATCTTTAGAACACATTATTAGACCATCTAACCTTACCGATAAAAAGCCACCAGTACTTTTTATGCTACATGGTTACGGTAGTAACGAAGAAGACCTATTTTCTTTTGCCCCCGAATTGCCAAAGGAATTATGCATAATTGCCATAAGAGCACCTTACATTCTACAACCTTACGGGTACGCGTGGTATGCCATAAATTTCGACGATGACAAGGGTAAATGGAGTGATGATGTCCAAGCTACTGAATCTCGGGATAAAATCAAAAAATTCATTAATGAAGCCTGTACTACTTATGGTCTAGATGAAACTAATGTAAATCTTTTAGGCTTTAGTCAAGGAACCATTCTTAGTTACGCCGTTGCATTATCATATCCTGACAAAGTAAAAAATGTAATTGCTTTAAGTGGATATATCAATGAAAAAATCCTTTTAGAGTCGTACCAAGAAAACGATTTTAATAGCTTGAGCATCTATGCCTCTCATGGAGACATGGACCAGGTTATACCTGTAGACTGGGCTAGGTTAGTACCGGAATTACTGACTAAGTTGGGTATAACACATACCTATGAGGAATTTCCTGCAGGGCATGGTGTTGCTCCCCAAAATTTCTATTCATTAAAAAAATGGATTACAGATAAAACCTAA
- a CDS encoding glycosyltransferase family 2 protein gives MTKPLVSILIPFKNVADYFEECLTSIHLQTYEHWEVVAVNDGSTDNSLAIALKFAAADNRFKILTNNELGIITALRKAYLNSTGKYITRMDADDYMAPERIQIMVTSLHHNGKGSLAIGKVKYFSKNGVNDGYDRYEKWLNGLTSKGTNFDEIYKECVIPSPCWMVHRTDFDICGAFNPNTYPEDYDLAFRFYEAKLKCIPCTTTLHYWRDYDNRTSRTSEHYAQNYFLEIKLRYFLKLEYKLPHNLVVWGAGKKGKTIAKSLVQKNIPFYWVCDNPKKIGKDIYGTILSHYSELKKIENPISIITVANEEEQISIRAFFTNLELKDSKAYFFFC, from the coding sequence ATGACAAAACCCTTAGTAAGTATTTTAATTCCTTTTAAAAATGTAGCAGATTATTTTGAGGAATGTTTAACATCGATTCATTTACAAACCTATGAACATTGGGAAGTTGTTGCCGTAAATGATGGTTCTACTGATAACAGTCTGGCAATTGCACTTAAATTTGCCGCAGCAGATAATCGCTTTAAAATCCTAACCAACAACGAGTTGGGTATCATTACAGCGCTACGTAAAGCATACCTTAATAGTACGGGTAAGTATATTACCAGAATGGATGCCGATGACTATATGGCGCCAGAACGGATACAAATAATGGTTACTTCATTACACCATAATGGAAAAGGAAGTCTCGCTATTGGTAAGGTAAAATACTTCTCTAAAAACGGGGTAAATGATGGTTATGACAGATATGAGAAATGGTTGAATGGATTAACCTCCAAAGGAACAAACTTTGATGAAATCTATAAAGAATGTGTAATACCTTCGCCTTGCTGGATGGTGCATAGAACCGATTTTGATATTTGTGGCGCATTTAACCCCAACACTTATCCCGAAGACTACGACCTTGCATTTCGTTTCTATGAAGCAAAATTAAAATGTATACCCTGTACCACTACCCTACACTACTGGCGAGATTATGATAACAGAACATCACGGACTAGTGAGCATTATGCACAAAACTATTTTTTGGAAATAAAACTTCGCTACTTCTTAAAATTAGAATACAAATTACCCCATAACCTAGTGGTTTGGGGCGCTGGCAAAAAGGGAAAAACGATAGCCAAGTCCTTAGTACAAAAAAACATTCCTTTTTATTGGGTTTGTGATAATCCCAAGAAAATTGGAAAAGATATTTATGGGACAATACTATCGCATTATTCAGAACTTAAAAAAATTGAAAACCCAATAAGTATCATTACCGTAGCCAATGAAGAAGAACAAATAAGCATTAGAGCTTTCTTTACAAATTTAGAACTAAAGGACTCTAAAGCGTATTTCTTTTTCTGCTAA
- a CDS encoding BatA domain-containing protein encodes MQFKYPELLWGLLLLIIPILIHLFQLRRFKKTPFTNVKFLKQVVSESRKSSTLKKWLLLFTRLGLLTALVLAFAQPFLANETALQEKETVFYLDDSYSMDARIDNGNLFKNAIQEFIKYIPENEKFTLFTNKQEFKGVNIKDIQNDLLNLETSSQQLDFSELILKGNTYFSDNNFAQKNLVIISDFQQRMGIPAVIDSTNTINISYIKPLTSTIINTAIDSVFVSNSTTETIEIVAQLATNSNEETIPVSLYNEETLIAKTAAKFDKNKKAEVRFTINAKDIILGKIAITDNGLNYDNEFYFNIDKKPKINVLVISTIPSNFLNRIYANDEFNITTSTLSQLNYSTIENQDLIIINEIPKLSSSLIASIKLLNTNGGSFVLIPAIDGDISTYNELASAYNTTYSTSINQEIPISTVKIEHPLFFNVFEKQVSDFQFPKVKQLYKLTTNASVALEFQNKAPFLSGSNNAYFFSAALNDENSNFRNSPLIVPTFYNMGINSLKLLPLYGTLGDEISIDLPITLQQDDIIKIANKENEFIPQQQVLPKKVQISFIENPKEAGIYTIIHNNNIIRHISFNDNRKESELLYTQLPLANSETSLSNYFIENQKNNAINEFWKWFAILALAFVFIETVLQKFLK; translated from the coding sequence ATGCAATTCAAATATCCAGAACTTCTTTGGGGTCTTTTACTTCTTATCATTCCTATATTAATTCATCTTTTTCAATTACGTCGTTTTAAGAAAACACCTTTTACCAATGTAAAGTTCTTAAAACAGGTAGTTTCTGAATCAAGAAAAAGTAGCACCTTAAAAAAATGGCTATTACTTTTTACCAGACTAGGCCTACTAACCGCCTTAGTACTAGCCTTTGCTCAACCTTTTTTAGCAAATGAAACTGCATTACAAGAAAAAGAAACGGTTTTCTATCTAGACGATTCTTATAGTATGGATGCAAGAATTGATAACGGCAACCTTTTTAAAAATGCCATCCAAGAATTCATTAAATACATTCCTGAAAATGAAAAATTTACTTTATTTACTAATAAACAGGAGTTTAAAGGGGTAAACATAAAAGACATACAAAATGACTTATTAAACCTTGAGACGTCCTCACAACAATTAGATTTTTCTGAACTAATTTTAAAGGGCAATACTTACTTTTCCGATAATAATTTTGCACAGAAAAATCTTGTTATTATAAGTGATTTTCAACAACGAATGGGTATTCCAGCTGTAATAGACTCAACCAATACCATCAACATAAGTTATATTAAACCATTAACAAGTACTATAATAAATACAGCCATTGATTCGGTTTTTGTAAGTAACAGTACTACAGAAACAATTGAAATTGTTGCTCAATTAGCTACCAATTCCAATGAAGAAACTATACCTGTATCACTATATAACGAAGAAACGTTGATTGCTAAAACCGCCGCTAAATTCGATAAAAATAAAAAGGCCGAAGTCCGGTTTACGATAAATGCTAAAGATATTATTTTAGGAAAAATCGCCATTACCGATAACGGATTAAATTATGACAACGAATTTTATTTCAACATCGACAAAAAACCTAAAATTAACGTCCTAGTAATCAGCACTATTCCATCAAATTTTTTAAATCGAATTTACGCTAATGATGAATTCAATATTACTACAAGCACGCTATCTCAATTAAACTATAGTACTATTGAAAATCAAGATTTGATTATTATTAATGAGATTCCTAAATTATCTAGCTCGCTTATAGCTTCAATAAAATTATTAAATACCAATGGTGGAAGTTTTGTTTTAATACCTGCAATTGATGGTGATATCTCAACTTACAACGAATTAGCATCGGCATACAACACTACCTATTCAACTAGTATAAATCAAGAAATTCCAATATCAACCGTTAAAATAGAACATCCATTATTTTTTAATGTATTTGAAAAACAGGTTTCCGATTTTCAATTCCCAAAAGTTAAACAGCTTTATAAGTTAACAACTAACGCTTCTGTTGCATTAGAATTTCAAAACAAAGCCCCTTTTTTATCGGGAAGCAATAATGCCTATTTCTTTTCTGCAGCATTAAATGATGAAAATTCTAATTTTAGAAACTCGCCTTTAATTGTACCCACCTTTTACAACATGGGTATAAATAGTTTAAAACTGTTACCATTATATGGTACGCTAGGTGATGAAATTTCCATTGATTTGCCTATTACCCTTCAGCAAGACGATATTATTAAAATAGCGAACAAGGAAAATGAGTTTATACCGCAACAGCAGGTTTTACCAAAAAAAGTACAAATCAGTTTTATAGAGAATCCAAAAGAAGCGGGAATTTATACTATTATACATAATAATAACATTATAAGACATATTAGTTTTAATGATAATAGAAAGGAAAGCGAATTACTTTACACTCAACTACCATTAGCTAACAGTGAAACATCATTGTCTAATTACTTTATTGAAAACCAAAAAAACAATGCCATAAACGAGTTTTGGAAATGGTTTGCTATTTTAGCACTAGCATTTGTTTTCATTGAAACAGTACTACAAAAATTCTTAAAATAA
- a CDS encoding site-specific integrase, with protein sequence MSLSLSILFYIKKSKADSTGKSNIYLRITAEGKRAECSIYRKVKSDRWNPKSQRALGNSADANEINRQIDLIKNKIYKIQQEYLVNDKRFDAVDLRDAYLGKGKALKMLLEIFQEHNDKVESLIGKDFASGTAERYRTCKKHVAGFIKQKYKKNDIPVQQVDHKFITGLEYYLKTTRKCAHNSAIKYITNFKKIIRIAHANDWIDKDPFLHWKAKLKIVEREFLTEEEIQRIIELDFKIERLDQVRDIFIFCCFTGLAYADVKKLNKVDIVIGSDGEEWVKTKRSKTDTRSNIPILPIAKVIIEKYKDNELLKEKKLVLPVLSNQKMNAYIKEIATLAGITKNLTFHLARHTFATTVTLTNGVPIESVSKMLGHTNLKTTQHYAKILDMKVSKDMEVLRNKFK encoded by the coding sequence GTGTCACTTTCATTATCAATACTATTTTATATCAAGAAAAGCAAAGCAGATTCAACTGGTAAATCGAATATTTACCTAAGAATTACTGCTGAAGGAAAAAGAGCTGAATGTAGCATATATAGAAAAGTTAAGTCTGATCGTTGGAATCCTAAATCTCAGCGAGCTCTAGGTAACTCAGCAGATGCAAATGAAATTAATCGACAAATCGATTTAATAAAAAATAAAATATATAAAATACAGCAAGAGTATTTAGTTAATGATAAGAGATTCGATGCAGTTGACCTTCGTGATGCCTATTTGGGAAAAGGAAAAGCTCTTAAAATGCTCTTAGAAATTTTCCAAGAGCACAACGATAAAGTAGAAAGTCTTATTGGAAAAGATTTTGCCTCAGGCACGGCAGAACGGTATCGAACTTGCAAAAAACACGTTGCAGGGTTTATAAAGCAGAAATACAAGAAAAATGATATTCCTGTACAGCAAGTAGACCATAAGTTCATTACTGGTCTTGAATACTACCTTAAAACTACTCGCAAGTGCGCTCATAACTCTGCTATTAAGTATATCACCAACTTTAAAAAGATTATCCGAATTGCGCATGCTAATGATTGGATAGACAAAGATCCTTTCTTACATTGGAAAGCCAAACTTAAAATTGTGGAGCGTGAATTCTTAACAGAAGAAGAAATTCAGCGAATCATCGAATTGGATTTTAAGATTGAACGTCTTGACCAGGTTCGTGATATTTTTATCTTTTGTTGTTTTACAGGTCTGGCCTATGCAGATGTTAAAAAACTAAATAAAGTTGATATTGTTATAGGTTCTGATGGTGAGGAATGGGTTAAAACAAAACGCTCTAAAACAGATACCAGAAGTAATATTCCCATTCTGCCTATTGCTAAAGTAATTATCGAAAAGTATAAAGACAATGAGCTACTGAAAGAAAAAAAGTTAGTACTTCCTGTATTGAGCAATCAGAAAATGAATGCATATATAAAAGAGATTGCAACATTGGCCGGAATCACTAAAAATCTAACTTTTCATTTAGCACGACATACTTTTGCGACCACGGTTACCCTTACAAATGGTGTACCGATAGAATCAGTCAGTAAAATGCTAGGTCATACCAATCTTAAAACCACGCAACATTATGCTAAGATTTTAGATATGAAAGTGAGTAAGGATATGGAAGTTTTAAGGAATAAGTTTAAGTGA
- a CDS encoding reverse transcriptase/maturase family protein — METEDWYKLKRYPHIGEPLSNKDYKWIKEYVEDEKCIKEHSFLPLIHKCIISRKYRADTVNLDRNKKGERMRIIKKPKVRHIYYASHLDSIVFSYYNHLLSDKYEALLKVKNFNHSIVAYRKIPIETGSDKNKCNIDFAKSTFEFIKKNENVKLSAIVADVTAFFDNLDHKILKKQWCKVLDKKTLPEHHFNVFKALTKLHYVEGDQLFNSYKGTMLVEKGVPNSSKVKEIKRIGIKSNHYFKEKNAIAYCTKKEFLQNNLNLVISARNKKGIPQGSPISATLANVYMLDFDQEVYNKVEAIGGYYQRYSDDLIIVCEQKHEDEILKFIRDKVKNLAKLEIHPSKTALYRFEKIDGVFKGFEIDEDFKDHNYNKCLEYLGFSFDGQRVLIKNSGFSKFYRSMKRSFKKSTSLAIHSKNPDKSLFKSRLYKRFTHRGANRKLIYHPSKTDPTNYERTKKYYWGNYLSYIYKANESMKSLNDGKDVIKKQSKKFWKQFNNLMKFHESLLPKSK; from the coding sequence ATGGAAACTGAAGATTGGTATAAATTAAAACGATATCCACATATAGGAGAACCTTTATCCAATAAGGATTACAAATGGATAAAAGAATATGTGGAAGATGAAAAATGTATTAAAGAACACAGTTTTTTACCCTTAATTCACAAGTGTATAATAAGTCGGAAATATCGGGCGGATACAGTTAACCTAGATAGAAACAAAAAAGGTGAACGTATGCGGATAATAAAAAAACCAAAAGTTAGACATATATATTATGCATCTCATCTGGATTCCATAGTGTTTTCATACTACAACCACTTACTAAGCGATAAATATGAGGCACTTCTGAAAGTTAAAAACTTCAATCATTCCATAGTTGCGTATAGAAAAATACCAATAGAAACCGGTTCTGATAAAAATAAATGTAATATAGATTTTGCAAAAAGTACTTTTGAGTTTATTAAAAAAAATGAAAACGTAAAACTCTCCGCTATTGTCGCAGATGTTACTGCGTTTTTTGACAATTTAGACCATAAAATATTGAAAAAGCAATGGTGCAAAGTTCTTGATAAAAAAACATTACCTGAACATCACTTTAACGTTTTTAAGGCCTTAACTAAATTACATTATGTAGAAGGAGATCAATTATTCAACAGCTATAAAGGAACAATGCTGGTGGAAAAAGGTGTGCCTAACTCTTCTAAAGTAAAAGAAATTAAAAGAATTGGTATAAAATCCAATCATTATTTCAAGGAGAAAAATGCAATTGCTTACTGCACTAAAAAAGAATTTTTACAAAATAATTTGAATTTGGTTATTTCTGCTCGAAATAAAAAAGGTATTCCACAAGGTAGTCCAATTAGCGCAACTTTAGCTAATGTTTATATGTTAGATTTTGACCAAGAAGTTTATAATAAGGTTGAAGCCATAGGTGGTTATTATCAAAGGTATAGTGATGATTTAATAATAGTATGTGAGCAAAAACATGAAGATGAAATATTGAAATTTATAAGAGATAAAGTCAAGAATTTGGCAAAACTAGAAATACATCCTTCAAAAACTGCTTTATACAGATTTGAGAAAATAGATGGTGTATTTAAGGGGTTCGAAATTGATGAAGATTTCAAAGACCATAATTATAATAAATGTTTAGAGTATTTAGGTTTTTCATTCGATGGTCAAAGAGTTCTCATTAAAAATTCTGGTTTCTCTAAATTTTATAGATCAATGAAAAGATCATTTAAAAAATCTACCTCATTGGCAATTCATAGCAAGAATCCTGATAAAAGCTTGTTTAAATCAAGGTTGTATAAACGTTTTACACATAGAGGTGCGAACCGAAAATTAATATACCACCCGTCTAAAACCGACCCAACTAACTATGAGCGTACGAAAAAATATTATTGGGGTAATTACCTAAGTTATATTTATAAAGCGAATGAAAGTATGAAGTCCTTAAATGATGGTAAGGATGTTATCAAAAAGCAGAGTAAAAAATTTTGGAAACAATTTAATAATTTGATGAAGTTTCATGAAAGCTTGTTGCCTAAATCTAAATAG
- a CDS encoding nucleotidyl transferase family protein, with the protein MASVLKRDSVFENIPSIKAKTLRINLNPDIYGTFAEIGAGQETARHFFRSGGASGTIAKAMSAYDKDFSDAIYGIEKDGRYVTQARLKTMLSHEMQLMEERISRENHPDRLFFSYANTVATIDFSKRYKGHGWIGIRYQLDPKQKELDEIILHIRFKQNEARLQQETLGILGVNLIYGAFYKYDKPKKMLKYLYDHIDKDTLEIDMVNFSGPNFKEVDNRLMSLQLIKNDMTDAVMFGPDGNNLLPAAVLYKKNILALRGSFRPVTKVNLDMFEKSYDIFIRDKGVDQENTMVIFEITLSNLKASGEIDEQDFMDRAELLCSLGHSVMISKFQEYYKLVEYFNNYTKNRIGLTMGVNNLVDIFDEKYYRHLSGGILEAFGKLFFKDLQVYLYPMKNPDTGQIMTSNNVKVHPRMKELYKFFKYNGKVMDIIDYEPDVMDIFSRDVLKKLMNNEDGWEDMLPEGLSEIIKEKNLFTRKTIEVEANES; encoded by the coding sequence ATGGCATCGGTATTAAAGAGAGATAGTGTCTTTGAGAATATTCCTTCGATAAAAGCGAAAACCCTACGTATAAATCTAAATCCAGATATATATGGAACCTTCGCAGAAATAGGGGCAGGACAAGAAACTGCTCGTCATTTCTTTAGATCCGGTGGAGCTTCTGGCACCATTGCAAAAGCAATGAGCGCTTATGATAAAGATTTTAGTGATGCCATTTATGGTATTGAAAAAGATGGCAGGTATGTAACACAGGCTCGTTTAAAAACGATGTTGAGTCATGAAATGCAGTTAATGGAAGAACGAATAAGTCGTGAAAACCACCCTGATAGATTGTTCTTTTCATACGCAAATACTGTGGCAACAATTGATTTCTCCAAACGTTATAAAGGTCATGGATGGATTGGAATACGCTATCAATTAGACCCAAAACAAAAAGAACTTGATGAAATTATTCTTCATATTCGGTTTAAACAAAATGAGGCAAGGCTACAACAAGAAACTTTAGGTATTCTTGGTGTAAACTTAATATATGGTGCTTTTTATAAATATGACAAGCCTAAAAAAATGCTAAAATATTTATATGACCACATAGATAAGGATACATTAGAAATTGACATGGTCAACTTTTCTGGACCTAATTTTAAAGAAGTTGACAACCGTTTAATGAGTTTACAGCTTATTAAAAATGATATGACAGATGCTGTAATGTTTGGTCCTGATGGCAACAATCTACTACCAGCTGCCGTACTTTACAAGAAAAATATTTTAGCGTTACGTGGTAGTTTTAGACCAGTTACGAAGGTTAATTTAGATATGTTTGAAAAGTCTTATGACATTTTCATTCGCGACAAAGGTGTTGACCAAGAGAACACTATGGTCATATTTGAAATTACCTTATCAAATTTAAAAGCATCCGGAGAAATTGATGAACAAGATTTTATGGATAGAGCAGAATTGCTTTGTTCTTTAGGTCATTCGGTTATGATTTCTAAATTCCAAGAATATTATAAGTTGGTAGAATACTTTAACAATTACACTAAAAATAGAATTGGACTTACTATGGGTGTCAATAATTTAGTGGACATTTTTGACGAAAAATACTACCGTCACTTAAGTGGTGGTATACTTGAGGCATTTGGTAAATTGTTCTTTAAAGATTTACAAGTGTACTTATATCCTATGAAAAACCCAGATACCGGTCAAATAATGACCAGTAATAATGTTAAGGTTCACCCTCGTATGAAGGAATTATATAAATTCTTTAAATACAATGGCAAGGTAATGGACATTATAGACTACGAACCAGATGTAATGGATATTTTCTCTAGAGATGTTCTTAAGAAACTTATGAATAATGAAGACGGCTGGGAAGATATGTTACCTGAAGGTCTTTCAGAAATCATTAAAGAGAAAAATCTTTTTACAAGAAAAACAATAGAAGTGGAAGCTAACGAATCTTAA
- a CDS encoding hydrolase yields the protein MRSKIFLYLFLFMSLICLYLVVSSGKMAKANSARVTKLENEINLLKDSVQESNLKVMDMQYFSLENNDDALAYFEHLNIDDPARYIADKLLETNTKKGDNPLVPYEGMQNDFKINKIKILNHKWILTDFSDGKYWGELLIKYELKDDLGVDFILLDHLLYTESN from the coding sequence ATGAGAAGTAAAATATTTCTTTACCTATTTTTATTTATGTCATTGATTTGCCTTTATCTTGTTGTAAGCAGCGGCAAAATGGCTAAAGCGAATTCGGCAAGAGTTACGAAATTAGAAAATGAAATAAACCTTTTAAAAGATTCTGTCCAAGAGTCTAATTTAAAGGTAATGGATATGCAATATTTCTCTTTAGAGAATAATGATGACGCACTGGCTTATTTTGAACATCTTAATATAGATGATCCTGCACGGTATATAGCTGACAAGCTGCTAGAAACTAATACCAAAAAAGGGGATAATCCTTTAGTGCCTTACGAAGGAATGCAGAATGATTTTAAAATTAATAAAATTAAAATATTAAACCACAAATGGATTTTAACCGATTTTTCTGATGGAAAATACTGGGGCGAACTTTTAATAAAGTATGAGCTAAAAGATGATTTAGGGGTTGATTTTATCTTACTAGACCACTTGTTATATACAGAAAGCAATTAG
- a CDS encoding dihydroorotase, translating to MNILLKSVTIVHSKIKSLHLKKRDILIKNGVIAAIETSIEPKGKTNIINEKNLHVSLGWFDSGVSFGEPGYEERETIENGLLTAAKSGFTDIILNTSSHPTPDSSSDIVYLKNAAKDFLTKLHPLGNLTVKGESQALAELYDMKNAGAIGFYDYKHPLTNANLLKIALQYAQNFDGLVFSFPMDTSISGKGIVNEGITSTKLGLKGIPTLAEELQIARDLFILEYTGGKLFIPTISTANSVKLIADAKKKGLQVYCSVAVHNLVISDEALEDFDTQYKVMPPLRTAVDIKALQKGVKNGTIDFVTSDHTPLNVELKHVEFDNACFGTIGLESTFGMLNELLGIEDTIELLTKGRSVFGIKEPELKVEQPANLSLFTTDDAYKFSEDQILSSSKNSMAIGKPMKGKVVGSIANNQLILNK from the coding sequence ATGAACATACTCTTAAAATCAGTAACGATAGTACATAGCAAAATTAAGAGTCTGCACCTTAAAAAAAGAGATATCCTAATTAAAAATGGGGTAATTGCGGCCATTGAAACTTCCATAGAACCTAAAGGGAAAACTAATATAATCAATGAAAAAAACTTGCATGTTTCATTGGGTTGGTTTGATAGCGGTGTAAGTTTTGGGGAGCCTGGTTATGAGGAGCGTGAGACTATTGAAAATGGATTGTTAACTGCTGCAAAAAGTGGTTTTACAGATATTATTTTAAATACCAGTAGCCACCCTACGCCAGATTCATCATCTGATATTGTTTATTTAAAAAATGCTGCAAAAGATTTTTTAACAAAACTGCATCCTTTAGGTAATTTAACCGTAAAAGGTGAAAGCCAAGCACTTGCGGAACTTTATGACATGAAAAATGCTGGCGCAATAGGATTTTATGATTATAAACACCCTTTAACCAACGCCAATCTTTTAAAAATTGCATTACAATATGCTCAAAATTTTGACGGCTTAGTATTTTCTTTTCCCATGGATACAAGTATTTCGGGAAAAGGTATCGTAAACGAAGGAATTACAAGTACCAAACTTGGCTTAAAAGGTATACCAACCCTAGCGGAAGAATTACAGATTGCGAGAGATTTATTTATTTTAGAGTATACCGGCGGAAAATTATTTATACCTACCATTTCAACAGCAAATTCAGTAAAGTTAATCGCAGATGCAAAGAAAAAAGGACTACAGGTTTACTGTAGTGTAGCGGTACACAATTTAGTTATTTCCGATGAAGCTCTTGAAGATTTTGACACACAATATAAAGTAATGCCGCCACTGAGAACGGCAGTAGATATAAAGGCACTTCAAAAAGGAGTAAAAAACGGAACTATAGATTTTGTAACATCTGATCACACACCATTGAATGTTGAACTTAAGCATGTGGAGTTTGATAATGCTTGTTTTGGCACAATAGGTCTAGAAAGCACCTTTGGTATGCTGAACGAACTTTTAGGTATTGAAGATACCATTGAACTACTAACAAAAGGAAGATCAGTTTTCGGAATAAAAGAGCCAGAATTGAAAGTTGAACAACCTGCCAACCTTTCTCTTTTTACTACAGATGACGCTTATAAATTTTCAGAAGATCAGATCCTTAGCTCCAGTAAAAACTCCATGGCAATCGGCAAACCAATGAAAGGAAAAGTAGTTGGATCTATTGCAAATAACCAATTGATATTAAATAAGTAA
- a CDS encoding MBL fold metallo-hydrolase, whose protein sequence is MKDNLRVTFLGTGTSQGIPIIGSTHPVCLSTNTKDKRLRVSVLLSWKSYNYIIDCGPDFRQQMLLQNITHLNGILYTHEHSDHTAGLDDIRPFFFKQGDIPIYAHKRVVKSLKKRFGYILKKKDKYPGAPSVEINKVKNNHSFVIGDKEVIPINVLHNKLQVFGYRVGDFSYLTDVKTVKKKEINKIIGTKVLVVSALRIDPHISHFNLEEALDFIKKVNPEKAYLTHISHMLGFHDEVEKKLPKNVHLAYDNLTINL, encoded by the coding sequence ATGAAGGATAATTTACGTGTTACTTTTTTGGGAACTGGAACTTCGCAGGGTATTCCAATTATAGGGAGTACCCACCCTGTTTGTTTAAGTACAAATACTAAAGATAAACGGCTTAGAGTTTCTGTTTTGCTTTCATGGAAATCGTATAATTATATCATAGATTGTGGCCCCGATTTTCGTCAGCAAATGTTACTTCAGAATATTACACATTTAAATGGTATTCTATATACTCATGAGCATTCTGACCATACTGCTGGACTTGATGATATAAGACCTTTTTTCTTTAAGCAAGGAGATATTCCCATATACGCCCATAAAAGGGTAGTAAAATCATTGAAAAAACGTTTTGGGTATATTTTAAAAAAGAAAGATAAATACCCTGGTGCACCCTCAGTTGAGATAAACAAAGTAAAAAATAATCATTCGTTTGTAATCGGAGATAAGGAGGTGATACCTATAAATGTATTGCATAACAAGCTTCAGGTGTTTGGTTATCGAGTAGGGGATTTTTCGTATTTAACTGATGTAAAAACTGTTAAGAAAAAAGAGATTAATAAAATAATAGGCACTAAAGTTTTGGTAGTTAGTGCTTTACGGATAGATCCTCATATTTCACATTTTAATTTAGAGGAGGCCTTAGATTTTATTAAAAAAGTGAATCCGGAGAAAGCCTATTTAACACATATTAGCCATATGTTAGGTTTTCATGATGAAGTAGAAAAAAAACTACCGAAAAATGTACATTTGGCCTATGATAATTTAACTATCAACCTATAA
- a CDS encoding BfmA/BtgA family mobilization protein: MDKRFKKEKFETLKIKKSVALEFRKFSKMLSKSQSMTLLLMMDFFNENKISPAESIGPSMETLEKRISLLIKKRMNGMIAIMKDIEKTQTKPTVAMLQSLFEQVEPSKKKLILEKKYTDRDKEKGLPISKAGFQESKYPSTDD, encoded by the coding sequence ATGGATAAGAGATTTAAAAAAGAAAAATTTGAAACACTAAAGATTAAAAAATCGGTAGCTCTTGAATTTAGAAAATTTAGTAAAATGTTGTCGAAATCACAATCAATGACATTACTTCTAATGATGGATTTTTTCAATGAAAATAAAATTTCACCGGCTGAGTCAATTGGTCCAAGTATGGAAACTCTTGAAAAGCGCATTTCATTACTTATTAAAAAACGAATGAATGGAATGATTGCCATAATGAAAGACATTGAAAAGACCCAAACCAAACCTACTGTTGCAATGCTGCAATCTCTTTTTGAGCAAGTTGAACCATCCAAGAAAAAACTAATATTAGAAAAAAAATATACGGATAGAGATAAGGAAAAAGGCCTTCCCATAAGCAAGGCAGGTTTTCAAGAAAGCAAATACCCAAGCACTGATGACTAA